From one Amphiura filiformis chromosome 13, Afil_fr2py, whole genome shotgun sequence genomic stretch:
- the LOC140167533 gene encoding uncharacterized protein — protein MHKPRTPLRPIVDYTGSIGYATSRSLADILGPLIGNTEHHLNNSAQLAEDLSEVMIEEDDMFISHDVVSLFTKYTPIDKALEVIRDRLAEDKTLKKRTLLSVDDIMELLKFILTTTYFTFKGQIYQQLFFFFLGSPVSPIVANFFMEFLEQSAIATAPIECQPSLWKGYVDDILEIIRKGSADKLTDHLNQVDRTGNIKFTYETEEEGKIPFFIPTLIIRKADGSVKLLVYKKKTHTNQYLNFQSHHPLHHKLGVIRTLLDRADRIVTEQEDRAKAEEHIKQALSKCGYPDWSLRESNSSAPTKPLNRNQRRTRTIQNLGVW, from the coding sequence ATGCACAAGCCAAGAACCCCCTTAAGACCCATTGTAGACTATACAGGTTCTATAGGGTATGCTACATCAAGATCATTAGCAGATATTTTAGGACCACTGATAGGAAACACTGAACACCATTTGAACAATTCTGCTCAGCTGGCCGAAGATCTGTCAGAAGTCATGATTGAGGAAGACGACATGTTCATCTCGCATGACGTAGTTTccttatttacaaaatatacacCCATAGACAAAGCACTTGAAGTTATCAGAGATCGACTTGCAGAGGACAAGACTTTAAAAAAGCGGACACTTCTTAGCGTAGATGACATCATGGAACTCCTGAAATTCATTTTAACAAcgacatattttactttcaaaggACAAATAtaccaacaacttttttttttttttttgggaagcCCCGTGTCTCCAATAGTGGCCAATTTCTTCATGGAATTTCTGGAACAATCTGCCATTGCCACCGCTCCCATTGAATGCCAGCCTTCCCTTTGGAAAGGATATGTAGATGACATTTTGGAGATTATTCGTAAAGGAAGTGCCGACAAGCTGACTGACCATCTAAATCAGGTAGATAGAACAGGGAATATCAAGTTCACTTATGAAACAGAGGAGGAGGGAAAGATTCCCTTTTTTATTCCCACTCTTATCATAAGAAAAGCCGATGGATCGGTCAAACTGTTGGTGTACAAGAAGAAAACACACACCAATCAATACCTCAATTTTCAATCCCATCACCCACTTCATCATAAGCTAGGGGTCATCAGAACCCTATTAGACAGAGCAGATCGTATTGTTACCGAGCAAGAAGATAGAGCGAAAGCGGAGGAGCACATCAAGCAGGCACTCAGCAAATGTGGATATCCAGACTGGTCTTTGAGAGAGTCAAACAGCAGCGCACCAACAAAACCGTTAAATCGAAACCAAAGAAGAACTCGGACGATACAAAATCTCGGGGTATGGTAG
- the LOC140168167 gene encoding tetraspanin-11-like codes for MFLVIIIAVQLAAGILAAIYSNEITSFLDKEGKDFLEMDYGNKTAAADEASKLATKGWDVIQQTLECCGVDGQGDYANNPNVQGNYPDSCCRPREQVEDPDTGMIVFAPGNNAYPNGCKDSLENLIVQYSTIIGATGVMAAGFEFFICMPFATTILILMVCCP; via the exons ATGTTCTTGGTCATCATCATCGCTGTACAACTCGCTGCTGGCATCTTAGCTGCTATCTACAGCAATGAAATCACATCATTCTTGGATAAGGAAGGCAAAGACTTTTTGGAAATGGACTACGGCAACAAGACAGCAGCCGCAGATGAGGCATCAAAGCTTGCTACTAAAGGATGGGATGTCATCCAACAAACG TTGGAATGTTGTGGTGTAGATGGACAAGGAGATTATGCTAATAATCCTAACGTGCAGGGAAATTATCCTGATTCCTGCTGTAGGCCTAGAGAACAAGTAGAAGACCCTGACACAGGCATGATAGTTTTTGCACCAGGAAATAATGCATACCCTAAT GGTTGTAAAGACTCACTGGAAAACTTGATTGTTCAATATAGTACTATTATAGGTGCAACAGGAGTCATGGCTGCAGGTTTTGAG TTTTTCATATGTATGCCGTTCGCAACAACCATACTGATCCTGATGGTGTGCTGTCCGTAA
- the LOC140167532 gene encoding CD82 antigen-like yields MGDSHCCKKCLKYFFIIINVILALCGLGLIVVGCLIHFGLANWIPIQELAAVFNQNEFIRSTVYMFIGAGAVAFLIAICGCLGVVLEITWLLALYLMFLVIIIAVQLAAGILAAIYSNEITSFLDKEGKDFLEMDYGNKTAAADEASKLATKGWDVIQQTLECCGVDGQGDYANNPNVQGNYPDSCRRPREQVEDPDTGMIVFVPGNNAYPNVKIAIMNISYLFIGAVGVAK; encoded by the exons TTATGTGGTCTTGGCCTAATTGTCGTAGGATGTCTAATCCACTTTGGCCTTGCAAACTGGATCCCAATCCAAGAGTTAGCCGCAGTATTCAATCAGAATGAATTCATCAGAAGTACTGTGTACATGTTCATTGGCGCTGGTGCTGTCGCATTCCTGATCGCAATATGTGGCTGCTTGGGTGTCGTCTTGGAGATTACGTGGCTTCTGGCATTG TATCTCATGTTCTTGGTCATCATCATCGCTGTACAACTCGCTGCTGGCATCTTAGCCGCTATCTACAGCAATGAAATCACATCATTCTTGGATAAGGAAGGCAAAGACTTTTTGGAAATGGACTACGGCAACAAGACAGCAGCCGCAGATGAGGCATCAAAGCTTGCTACTAAAGGATGGGATGTCATCCAACAAACG TTGGAATGTTGTGGTGTAGATGGACAAGGAGATTATGCTAATAATCCTAACGTGCAGGGAAATTATCCTGATTCCTGCCGTAGGCCTAGAGAACAAGTAGAAGACCCTGACACAGGCATGATAGTTTTTGTACCAGGAAATAATGCATACCCTAAT GTCAAGATTGCCATCATGAACATCTCATACCTATTTATAGGGGCTGTTGGTGTAGCAAAGTGA
- the LOC140167534 gene encoding uncharacterized protein, with amino-acid sequence MGSPVSPIVVNLFMERFERRALESYTGTAPSHWYRYVDDTWVKIKEDQLVPFFAHINNVNQHIKFTQEEPKDGKLAFLDCLVSIQSNGELITSVYRNDTHTDQYLLFDSHHPLVHKLGVIKTLFHRADTISSNEDAKS; translated from the coding sequence ATGGGTTCCCCGGTTTCTCCGATAGTTGTGAACTTATTTATGGAACGCTTTGAACGCCGAGCCTTGGAGTCGTATACTGGTACAGCGCCATCGCATTGGTATCGTTACGTGGATGATACCTGGGTAAAGATCAAGGAAGATCAGCTTGTTCCATTTTTTGCGCACATCAACAACGTCAACCAACACATCAAGTTTACGCAGGAGGAACCCAAGGACGGAAAACTCGCGTTTCTGGATTGCCTTGTCAGTATCCAAAGTAATGGTGAACTGATCACTTCTGTGTACAGAAACGACACTCACACGGACCAATATCTCCTATTTGACTCTCACCACCCACTAGTCCATAAACTAGGGGTTATCAAAACGCTATTCCATCGTGCGGACACTATTTCGTCGAATGAGGACGCTAAGagttag